Proteins co-encoded in one Acidovorax sp. 69 genomic window:
- a CDS encoding cobyrinate a,c-diamide synthase gives MTRCPALLIAAPASGQGKTTVTAALARLHARQGRRVRVFKCGPDFLDPHWHQLASGAPVHQLDLWMTGEADCAQRLHDAACESDLILIEGVMGLFDGSPSAADLARHFGVPVLAVVDASAMAGTFGALAFGLRHYRPGLPWAGVLANRVGSARHADMLRDGLQDADDWMGALMRVQSGTAPAAGKASAALLPERHLGLVAAHELDDSLQRLDAAADALAATPLGQMGLDDLQRWAVGFAPPAQPVPVPPLLAGRTVAVGRDAAFCFTYAANVQCLEQMGARVVFFSPLQDTALPDCDAVWLPGGYPELHTAQIAANTGMLASLRAHVAAGKPLWAECGGMMALFESITLADGSTAPLWGLLPGRVTMQKRLAALGPQQLDVAGHTLRGHTFHYSTSDSHAPVVARTARPNEAVAPDAGEALYQLGSIYASYFHAWFPSSPEAVAHLLGGGSA, from the coding sequence GTGACACGTTGCCCCGCGCTGCTGATCGCAGCCCCGGCCTCCGGGCAGGGCAAGACCACGGTGACCGCTGCCCTGGCGCGCCTGCACGCGCGCCAGGGCAGGCGCGTGCGGGTCTTCAAGTGCGGACCGGATTTTCTGGACCCGCACTGGCATCAGCTGGCCAGCGGTGCGCCGGTGCACCAGCTTGATCTTTGGATGACGGGCGAGGCGGACTGCGCGCAGCGCTTGCACGATGCGGCCTGCGAGTCGGACCTGATCCTTATCGAAGGCGTGATGGGCCTGTTTGACGGCAGCCCCAGCGCGGCCGATCTGGCCCGGCACTTTGGTGTGCCGGTGCTGGCTGTGGTCGATGCCTCGGCCATGGCGGGCACGTTCGGTGCGCTGGCCTTTGGCCTTCGCCACTACCGCCCGGGCCTGCCTTGGGCCGGCGTGTTGGCCAACCGCGTGGGCAGTGCGCGCCACGCCGACATGCTGCGAGATGGCCTGCAAGACGCCGATGACTGGATGGGGGCGTTGATGCGGGTGCAGTCTGGCACCGCACCCGCCGCTGGCAAGGCCAGCGCCGCCCTGCTGCCCGAGCGCCATCTGGGCCTGGTGGCCGCGCATGAGCTGGACGACAGTTTGCAGCGACTGGACGCCGCCGCCGACGCGCTGGCGGCCACACCCTTGGGTCAGATGGGCTTGGATGATTTGCAGCGCTGGGCCGTGGGCTTTGCACCCCCTGCGCAGCCTGTGCCCGTGCCACCCCTTCTGGCCGGCCGCACCGTGGCCGTGGGGCGTGACGCGGCGTTCTGTTTCACCTACGCCGCCAATGTGCAATGCCTGGAACAGATGGGCGCCCGCGTGGTGTTCTTCTCGCCCCTGCAAGACACGGCGTTGCCGGACTGCGATGCCGTGTGGCTGCCCGGCGGTTACCCCGAGCTGCACACCGCGCAGATCGCCGCCAATACCGGCATGCTGGCCAGCCTGCGCGCCCATGTGGCGGCGGGCAAACCGCTGTGGGCCGAGTGCGGCGGCATGATGGCGTTGTTTGAATCCATCACCCTGGCCGATGGCAGCACGGCCCCGCTGTGGGGCTTGTTGCCCGGCCGCGTGACCATGCAAAAACGCCTGGCGGCGCTGGGCCCACAACAACTGGATGTGGCGGGGCACACGCTGCGCGGCCACACCTTCCATTACTCCACCAGCGACAGCCATGCGCCTGTGGTGGCCCGCACGGCCCGCCCGAACGAGGCAGTTGCGCCGGATGCGGGTGAAGCGCTGTATCAGTTGGGCAGCATCTACGCAAGCTATTTTCATGCGTGGTTCCCGTCCAGCCCCGAAGCCGTGGCGCATCTGCTGGGAGGGGGCTCGGCATGA
- a CDS encoding ABC transporter substrate-binding protein: protein MKPTPVRRILWVIAIVVLLGLLMAGLAQAQSVHIKDDRGREVSLPRPPQRIVSLLPSLTESVCELEQCHRLVGVDRYSNWPEAVIAKLPKVGGGLDPSIEAVVALKPDVVLMSVSSRASDRLEALGVTVVQLEPKTHADVRRVLGTLSDLLGVPRAQGSDRLWRVIDAGVLAAAQSIPPKAKNTRVYFEVSRGPYAAGEASFIGESLTRLGVRNVVPASLGPFPRLNPEFVVRANPDIIMIGNRSMQAMVPYPGWASMRAIRDNKLCVFGPGDSDVVVRPGPRMAEAARIMARCISDKAP, encoded by the coding sequence ATGAAACCAACCCCCGTGCGCCGCATTCTGTGGGTCATTGCCATCGTGGTGCTGCTGGGCCTGCTGATGGCCGGGCTGGCGCAGGCGCAGTCGGTGCATATCAAGGACGACCGCGGCCGCGAGGTCTCGCTGCCCCGCCCGCCACAGCGCATTGTCAGCCTGCTGCCCTCATTGACCGAAAGCGTGTGCGAGCTGGAGCAATGCCACCGGCTGGTGGGCGTGGACCGCTATTCCAACTGGCCTGAGGCCGTGATTGCGAAGCTGCCCAAGGTGGGCGGTGGGCTGGACCCGAGTATCGAGGCCGTTGTGGCGCTTAAACCGGACGTTGTGCTCATGTCCGTCAGCTCGCGTGCCAGCGACCGGCTGGAGGCGCTGGGCGTTACCGTGGTGCAGCTCGAGCCTAAGACCCACGCCGACGTACGCCGCGTGCTGGGCACCTTGAGTGACCTGCTGGGCGTGCCCCGTGCGCAAGGCTCCGATCGGCTGTGGCGCGTGATCGATGCAGGCGTGTTGGCGGCGGCGCAGTCCATCCCGCCCAAGGCCAAGAACACCCGCGTGTATTTCGAGGTGAGCCGCGGGCCCTATGCGGCCGGCGAGGCGTCGTTCATTGGCGAGTCGCTCACCCGGCTGGGCGTGCGCAATGTGGTGCCAGCATCGCTCGGGCCTTTTCCGCGCCTGAACCCCGAGTTTGTGGTGCGCGCCAACCCCGACATCATCATGATCGGCAACCGCAGCATGCAGGCCATGGTGCCGTACCCTGGCTGGGCGAGCATGCGGGCCATTCGAGACAACAAGCTGTGCGTGTTTGGCCCGGGTGATTCCGACGTGGTGGTGCGCCCCGGCCCGCGCATGGCCGAGGCGGCCCGCATCATGGCGCGGTGTATTTCGGACAAGGCGCCATGA
- a CDS encoding bifunctional adenosylcobinamide kinase/adenosylcobinamide-phosphate guanylyltransferase — protein MTSAPHPITTELILGGQKSGKSRRAELLARDWLAQSGDHRAVLIATAEAWDDEMRERIARHQRDRAERVPGLQTVEDPHDVAAAVVRLSAPQTLVVVDCLTLWLTHWTMPSGMETLDFEQKQALALDWQAQAAMFLEAVRKSPGPVVLVGNEIGLGVIPMGREVRAFVDALGTLNQQVAQVCPRVTLMAAGLPLTLKEPC, from the coding sequence ATGACTTCCGCACCGCACCCCATCACCACCGAACTCATCCTGGGTGGCCAAAAAAGCGGCAAGTCGCGCCGCGCCGAATTGCTGGCGCGTGACTGGCTGGCGCAATCGGGCGACCATCGCGCGGTTCTCATCGCCACCGCTGAAGCCTGGGACGACGAAATGCGCGAGCGCATCGCCCGCCACCAACGCGATCGCGCCGAACGCGTGCCCGGTCTGCAGACCGTGGAAGATCCACACGATGTGGCCGCTGCCGTGGTACGGCTCAGCGCGCCGCAAACCCTGGTGGTGGTGGACTGCCTCACGCTGTGGCTCACACACTGGACCATGCCCTCGGGCATGGAGACTCTTGATTTTGAACAAAAACAGGCTCTAGCGCTTGATTGGCAAGCGCAAGCAGCTATGTTTTTGGAAGCGGTTCGGAAATCCCCTGGCCCCGTTGTTCTGGTGGGCAACGAAATTGGCCTGGGGGTCATCCCGATGGGGCGCGAGGTGCGCGCTTTTGTGGATGCCCTTGGCACGCTCAACCAGCAAGTCGCGCAGGTGTGCCCCCGCGTCACATTGATGGCAGCCGGCCTGCCTCTCACGTTGAAAGAACCCTGCTGA